Proteins from a genomic interval of Corynebacterium deserti GIMN1.010:
- a CDS encoding ABC transporter ATP-binding protein: MLAINGISKTFFAGTVNERRALQNLTLEMAEGDFVTVIGSNGAGKSTLLNAVSGRLLVDSGTITIDGNKVNKMTEHKRARYIGRVFQDPLAGTAPNLTIEENLAIALLRGKRRGLGMALTSKRREHFKEELKRLELGLEDRLTAKVGLLSGGQRQALSLLMAGFTQPKIMLLDEHTAALDPQRADLVTTLTQKIVADGNLTTLMVTHNMEQAIRLGNRLIMMHEGNIVYEADQATKAKLTVRDLLQEFANIKGATLSDKAFLG, translated from the coding sequence GTGCTAGCAATTAACGGAATTTCCAAGACCTTCTTCGCTGGCACTGTCAATGAGCGTCGTGCGCTGCAAAACCTCACGCTTGAGATGGCAGAAGGTGACTTTGTCACTGTCATCGGTTCCAACGGAGCTGGTAAGTCGACGCTGCTCAATGCAGTTTCTGGCCGTCTGCTTGTTGATTCTGGAACCATCACCATCGATGGCAACAAGGTCAACAAGATGACTGAACACAAGCGCGCCCGCTACATTGGTCGTGTCTTTCAGGATCCGCTGGCAGGTACAGCGCCGAACCTCACCATTGAGGAAAACCTGGCTATCGCGCTGCTTCGCGGCAAGCGCCGTGGCTTGGGTATGGCGTTGACCTCCAAGCGTCGTGAGCACTTCAAGGAAGAGCTCAAACGCTTAGAGCTCGGTCTGGAAGATCGCCTTACCGCCAAGGTCGGTTTGCTCTCTGGTGGTCAGCGACAGGCATTGTCACTGCTCATGGCAGGTTTTACTCAGCCAAAGATCATGCTGCTCGACGAGCACACCGCTGCCCTTGATCCCCAACGCGCTGATCTTGTGACCACGTTAACCCAAAAGATTGTCGCCGACGGCAACCTCACCACGTTGATGGTTACTCACAACATGGAACAGGCCATTCGCCTGGGCAATCGCCTCATCATGATGCATGAAGGCAACATTGTTTACGAAGCCGATCAGGCTACCAAAGCTAAGCTGACCGTCCGCGACCTCCTCCAGGAGTTCGCCAACATTAAGGGAGCGACCCTTTCAGACAAGGCGTTCCTCGGCTAA
- a CDS encoding ABC transporter permease, which translates to MIGAFEFGLLYGVVALGVYLTFRVLNFPDLTVDGSLTTGAATAAMALMNGWNPILATAAGFVTGFIAGMITGLLHTKGKIDGLLAGILTMIALWSVNLRIMGGANVPLLRTDNLFTPLRDAGLLGTWAGPAIIAVAVAVLGLVVVWFLNTDIGLSLRSTGDNGPMVQSFGVSTDFTKILTISLSNGFVGLAGALIAQYQGFADISMGIGLIVIGLASVILGQAIFGQRRVWLAVLAVIVGAIAYRLIIFAALRVGLDPNDMKAISAILVVVAMLLPRWRAKFSRSPKPKQQPQLAGVEA; encoded by the coding sequence ATGATTGGCGCTTTTGAGTTCGGATTGCTGTACGGAGTTGTGGCATTGGGCGTCTACCTGACGTTCCGTGTACTCAACTTCCCCGACCTCACCGTTGATGGAAGCCTCACCACCGGCGCTGCTACGGCAGCAATGGCGTTGATGAATGGTTGGAACCCTATCCTTGCGACGGCAGCAGGTTTTGTCACCGGTTTCATCGCAGGAATGATCACTGGTCTCCTGCACACTAAGGGCAAGATCGATGGTCTTCTCGCAGGTATTTTGACGATGATCGCGTTGTGGTCCGTAAACCTGCGCATCATGGGTGGCGCGAACGTGCCATTATTGCGCACCGATAACCTCTTTACCCCGCTTCGCGACGCCGGCCTACTGGGCACCTGGGCCGGCCCAGCCATCATTGCCGTTGCTGTTGCAGTGCTCGGCCTCGTCGTGGTGTGGTTCCTTAACACTGACATTGGCCTATCGTTGCGTTCTACTGGTGACAACGGCCCAATGGTGCAGTCTTTTGGTGTGTCCACGGACTTTACCAAGATTCTCACCATCTCTTTGTCCAACGGATTCGTTGGCCTGGCTGGTGCACTCATCGCGCAGTACCAAGGCTTTGCAGATATCTCCATGGGCATTGGCCTGATCGTTATCGGCCTGGCATCGGTAATTCTTGGCCAAGCAATCTTTGGCCAACGTCGCGTGTGGCTTGCAGTTTTGGCAGTTATTGTTGGTGCGATTGCCTACAGGCTCATCATTTTCGCAGCACTGCGTGTGGGCTTGGATCCAAACGATATGAAGGCTATTTCTGCGATCTTGGTCGTTGTTGCGATGTTGCTGCCGCGTTGGCGCGCGAAGTTCTCCCGCAGCCCAAAGCCCAAGCAACAGCCACAACTAGCAGGAGTGGAGGCGTAA
- a CDS encoding ABC transporter substrate-binding protein, whose amino-acid sequence MFSSRSKVLASIFTVGALALASCSSDSSSDSAGSSADSAGGESYTIGINQLVQHPALDAASAGFKEAFEDAGVDVTFEEQNANGEQGTALTIAQQFASDNLDLVLAVATPAAQATAQNITDIPVLFTAVTDAVSAELVDSNEAPGGNVTGTSDIAPIDEQLELLQQLVPDAETIGIVYASGEVNSQVQVDEVTRAAEPLGLSVETQTVTTVNEIQQAVEALGDVDVIYVPTDNMVVSGISSLVQVAEQKSIPVLAAEAGTVEGGAVATLGIDYTELGRQTGEMALRILQDGADPATMPVETATEFTYVINEDAAERQGVVIPQEILDKADRV is encoded by the coding sequence ATGTTTTCTTCCCGTTCGAAGGTACTCGCAAGCATCTTTACCGTCGGTGCTCTAGCTCTGGCCTCATGCTCCAGCGATTCCTCCTCTGACTCTGCAGGCAGCTCGGCTGATTCCGCAGGTGGAGAGTCCTACACCATTGGCATCAACCAGCTTGTTCAGCACCCAGCGCTCGACGCGGCATCTGCCGGATTCAAAGAGGCATTTGAAGACGCAGGCGTTGACGTCACCTTTGAAGAGCAAAACGCTAACGGTGAGCAGGGAACTGCACTGACCATCGCGCAGCAGTTTGCTTCTGACAACTTGGATCTCGTTCTTGCAGTGGCAACTCCAGCAGCGCAGGCAACCGCGCAGAACATCACCGACATTCCAGTGCTATTCACCGCAGTGACTGATGCTGTATCCGCAGAACTTGTTGATTCCAATGAGGCTCCTGGCGGAAACGTCACCGGCACTTCCGATATCGCTCCTATCGATGAGCAGCTCGAACTGCTTCAGCAGCTGGTTCCAGATGCAGAAACCATCGGAATTGTTTACGCATCTGGTGAGGTTAACTCCCAGGTCCAGGTAGATGAAGTGACCCGCGCTGCAGAGCCACTTGGACTTTCTGTTGAGACCCAGACTGTCACCACCGTCAATGAGATTCAGCAAGCTGTTGAAGCCCTGGGCGATGTTGATGTCATCTACGTTCCAACCGACAACATGGTTGTGTCCGGTATTTCTTCCCTCGTTCAGGTTGCTGAGCAGAAGTCCATCCCAGTTCTTGCTGCAGAAGCTGGCACTGTTGAAGGTGGCGCAGTAGCAACCCTGGGTATTGATTACACCGAACTTGGCCGCCAGACCGGCGAGATGGCTCTGCGTATTCTGCAGGACGGGGCTGACCCAGCAACCATGCCTGTGGAGACCGCAACTGAGTTCACTTACGTGATCAACGAAGATGCAGCAGAGCGTCAAGGCGTTGTGATTCCTCAGGAAATTTTGGATAAGGCCGACCGCGTATGA
- a CDS encoding DUF1707 SHOCT-like domain-containing protein yields MNASSNTPSDSDREFLQAELTRLVGQGRLDLDTYQNIVDTVWSTDDMGELVRIRARFLGGPQFQHPGTSQGHRPPPHPEQQQAPGYQQGHQQSHQQDHQHFGQPAYNPNFPGQQPQHFPPQQQHPQQPQQPHPGYYPMQQPPTQPGQYQPSPHGGIPMGGQPAQPVNGQYPREPETSTMGSIRKTGEWLVPAYSEYRLNGADLYLDIRHATAAAPVITFDVNMTMAAMTVIVPPGVHVDVQMTAKNWSDFKIDTSTPIPGAPRVIITGVSRASGLKVFTRSPHERIGFWKQMGM; encoded by the coding sequence ATGAACGCTTCCTCGAATACACCAAGTGACTCTGACCGCGAATTCCTCCAAGCAGAGCTCACCCGGCTTGTTGGCCAGGGTCGACTCGATTTAGACACGTACCAAAACATTGTGGACACAGTGTGGTCCACTGATGACATGGGCGAATTGGTGCGCATTCGAGCGCGTTTCCTCGGAGGCCCGCAGTTCCAGCACCCGGGCACCTCACAAGGCCACCGCCCGCCACCTCATCCGGAGCAGCAACAGGCACCTGGATATCAGCAGGGGCACCAGCAGAGCCATCAGCAGGATCATCAGCATTTTGGGCAGCCCGCATACAACCCGAATTTTCCTGGCCAGCAGCCGCAGCACTTCCCGCCGCAACAGCAGCATCCTCAGCAGCCACAGCAACCGCATCCGGGCTACTACCCCATGCAGCAACCCCCCACGCAGCCGGGTCAGTATCAGCCATCACCGCACGGCGGGATTCCCATGGGTGGACAACCTGCTCAACCGGTTAATGGTCAATATCCCCGTGAACCAGAGACCTCAACGATGGGGTCTATCAGGAAAACCGGTGAGTGGCTTGTTCCTGCTTATTCGGAGTATCGCTTAAATGGAGCGGATCTCTATCTTGATATCCGTCACGCCACCGCTGCGGCGCCTGTTATTACTTTTGATGTGAACATGACGATGGCGGCAATGACGGTGATTGTTCCGCCGGGTGTGCATGTTGATGTGCAAATGACGGCCAAGAACTGGTCTGATTTCAAAATCGATACGTCCACGCCGATTCCCGGCGCGCCTCGGGTGATTATCACGGGTGTTTCTCGCGCATCAGGGTTGAAAGTGTTTACCCGATCACCTCATGAGCGCATTGGATTCTGGAAGCAAATGGGCATGTAA
- a CDS encoding alpha/beta fold hydrolase: MAKQRGALRGRAHTARLRTTPSGRRRLLLERGAEYSKNRTPGLEHVDRHTIVESDGISIHSYVVGPVEPAPSDATVVFIHGFTLAAEVYYKQVDYLQTFYPKVKSVLIDARGHGATGQVAPELCTVEGTADDVLAAINEHAPTGPLVIVGHSLGGLTALNLVKRAGEELRERIKGIVLVATSIESLSTQGLPQVLASPIADKVKTAVEAAPNDAQKFREYATKFLAPTLATAVFQRDTNDNVIDFHAAMIHETPLDTFVGFFEDLQEHDELDAAPALQGLDGYVLAGERDDVTPISQADRICEVWPGARLQVAEGAGHMLPLEAPGILNNAIGNILDHL, encoded by the coding sequence ATGGCTAAACAACGAGGCGCACTTCGGGGACGTGCACACACCGCGCGATTGAGAACCACACCAAGCGGACGTCGCAGGCTGCTTCTGGAACGCGGCGCGGAGTACAGCAAAAACCGCACCCCCGGACTCGAGCACGTTGATCGCCACACCATCGTCGAATCCGACGGCATTAGCATCCACTCCTACGTTGTCGGCCCCGTTGAGCCCGCACCATCCGATGCGACAGTCGTATTCATCCATGGCTTCACCCTCGCCGCGGAGGTGTACTATAAGCAGGTTGATTACCTGCAGACCTTCTACCCGAAAGTAAAAAGCGTGCTTATCGACGCCCGCGGCCACGGCGCCACCGGGCAGGTTGCACCAGAACTTTGCACTGTCGAGGGCACCGCCGACGATGTGCTGGCTGCCATCAACGAACATGCACCCACCGGACCACTCGTCATCGTTGGGCATTCGCTTGGTGGACTTACAGCACTCAACCTGGTGAAGCGCGCCGGCGAAGAACTCCGCGAACGCATCAAAGGCATAGTTCTTGTGGCTACCTCGATTGAATCATTGTCTACCCAGGGACTTCCTCAGGTGCTGGCATCGCCGATCGCGGACAAAGTGAAAACCGCTGTCGAAGCAGCCCCCAACGACGCCCAAAAATTCCGCGAATACGCCACCAAATTCTTAGCCCCCACCCTGGCCACCGCGGTATTTCAACGCGATACCAACGACAATGTCATCGATTTTCACGCTGCCATGATCCATGAAACCCCACTTGATACTTTCGTGGGATTTTTCGAGGACCTCCAAGAACACGACGAGCTTGATGCCGCACCAGCTTTACAAGGTTTGGACGGCTACGTCCTTGCCGGTGAACGCGATGACGTCACCCCAATCAGCCAGGCCGACCGCATTTGTGAAGTCTGGCCAGGCGCTCGCCTTCAGGTGGCGGAAGGTGCCGGACACATGCTGCCTTTGGAAGCCCCAGGAATCCTCAACAACGCAATCGGAAATATCCTCGACCACCTGTAG
- a CDS encoding acyl carrier protein yields MQLNDLKSGFNGDNTPDENLSVFASLAQILQDIGGISKETISPESRFLDDLAVSSLNFIELIVTVEDTFGVRIEDTEAQDFKTVQDVVDFINTNKES; encoded by the coding sequence ATGCAGCTAAATGACTTGAAATCCGGCTTCAATGGTGACAACACCCCCGATGAAAACCTGAGTGTTTTCGCTTCCCTTGCCCAAATTTTGCAGGATATCGGTGGAATTTCTAAGGAAACCATTTCACCCGAGTCCCGTTTTCTTGATGATCTCGCGGTGAGTTCCCTTAACTTCATTGAGCTCATCGTCACCGTCGAGGACACGTTTGGGGTGCGCATTGAGGACACGGAGGCGCAGGACTTTAAAACAGTGCAGGATGTCGTGGACTTCATCAACACAAACAAAGAGTCTTAA
- a CDS encoding HAD-IIA family hydrolase: protein MTVNISYLTDMDGVLIKEGDMIPGADRFLQALIDNDVEFMVLTNNSIFTPRDLSARLKHSGLDIPPERIWTAATATAHFLKSQMKEGTAYAVGESGLTTALHTAGWVLTDSNPEFVVLGETRTYSFEAITTAINLILGGARFICTNPDVTGPSPTGILPATGSVAALITAATGAEPYYIGKPNPVMMRSALNTIGAHSEHTVMIGDRMDTDVKSGLEAGLRTVLVRSGISDDAEISRYPFRPTHVINSIADLADTWDDPFGDGSFQVSDHEQEFEG, encoded by the coding sequence ATGACAGTCAATATTTCCTATCTCACCGACATGGATGGCGTCCTAATCAAAGAAGGAGACATGATCCCGGGCGCGGATCGATTCCTTCAAGCACTCATTGACAACGATGTTGAGTTCATGGTGCTCACCAACAACTCCATCTTTACCCCTCGTGATCTGTCCGCTCGCCTCAAGCACTCCGGACTAGATATCCCGCCAGAGCGCATTTGGACTGCTGCGACTGCTACCGCGCACTTCTTGAAATCTCAGATGAAGGAAGGCACCGCCTACGCTGTTGGTGAATCCGGTTTGACCACCGCGCTTCACACTGCGGGCTGGGTCCTAACCGATTCCAACCCTGAGTTTGTCGTACTGGGTGAAACCCGAACATATTCGTTCGAGGCTATAACGACCGCGATTAACCTCATTTTGGGTGGTGCTCGCTTCATCTGCACCAACCCTGATGTCACAGGCCCTTCCCCGACGGGTATTTTGCCAGCAACTGGATCTGTCGCAGCGCTGATTACGGCGGCAACAGGCGCTGAGCCTTACTACATCGGCAAGCCCAACCCAGTCATGATGCGCAGCGCGCTCAACACCATCGGCGCTCACTCTGAACACACCGTCATGATCGGTGACCGCATGGACACCGACGTGAAATCTGGCCTGGAGGCGGGCCTTCGAACCGTATTGGTCCGCAGCGGAATTTCCGACGACGCCGAGATCAGCCGCTACCCCTTCCGCCCGACGCACGTCATCAACTCCATCGCTGACCTCGCAGACACGTGGGACGATCCCTTCGGCGACGGCTCCTTCCAGGTTTCTGACCACGAGCAAGAATTCGAAGGCTGA
- a CDS encoding App1 family protein, whose translation MGLADIVRAIENKTNTATLKWSKNQGWRPEVTGFSGYGSGRRARILARVLMSDPENKLVDASASAPTLSEQAQRGWRQFFTIQVGNLPVSVTVGDKTIESTTNQNGYVDLLVEDHGLEPGWHTISITAEGSEPASARLLIVDDSARVGLISDIDDTIMVTWLPRAVLAAWNSWVRHTNTRKPVPGMNKFYAELLKDHPYAPVFYLSTGAWNTFETLHGFVEKHDLPDGPMLLTDWGPTPTSLFRSGQEHKKVQLRNLLIDYPDIKWILVGDDGQHDPLIYGEAVEEHPDRILGVAIRELSPSEHVLSHGTVASLSTITTNGGQGVPVVHGKDGFALLKNYLLKPFVKATQAE comes from the coding sequence ATGGGATTAGCAGACATCGTCCGCGCTATAGAAAACAAAACCAACACGGCAACGCTCAAATGGTCCAAAAACCAAGGATGGCGGCCCGAAGTCACCGGCTTTTCCGGATACGGCTCCGGGCGACGCGCGCGCATCCTGGCGCGCGTGCTTATGTCCGACCCCGAAAATAAGCTTGTCGACGCCTCCGCTTCAGCCCCCACCCTTAGCGAACAGGCCCAACGTGGCTGGCGGCAATTTTTTACCATCCAAGTAGGCAACCTCCCCGTCAGCGTCACCGTGGGAGACAAAACCATTGAATCCACCACCAACCAAAACGGATACGTGGATCTCTTGGTGGAAGACCACGGACTCGAACCCGGATGGCACACCATCTCCATCACCGCGGAAGGATCCGAGCCCGCCTCCGCTCGCTTGCTCATCGTGGATGATTCCGCACGTGTAGGACTAATCTCGGACATCGACGACACCATCATGGTCACCTGGCTCCCCCGCGCTGTGCTGGCAGCATGGAACTCTTGGGTTCGCCACACCAATACTCGCAAACCAGTGCCAGGTATGAACAAGTTTTATGCCGAACTGTTGAAAGACCACCCCTATGCTCCAGTGTTTTACCTTTCGACGGGTGCCTGGAATACGTTTGAGACGTTGCACGGGTTCGTCGAAAAGCATGATCTGCCCGACGGCCCAATGTTGCTCACGGACTGGGGCCCAACCCCCACCAGTCTGTTCCGCTCTGGTCAAGAGCATAAGAAAGTGCAGCTGCGGAATTTGCTCATCGACTACCCAGACATTAAGTGGATTTTGGTCGGCGACGATGGTCAGCACGACCCACTCATTTACGGCGAGGCTGTCGAAGAACACCCCGATCGCATTCTGGGTGTTGCGATTCGAGAACTCTCCCCCAGTGAACACGTGTTGTCGCACGGCACCGTCGCATCACTATCGACCATCACCACCAATGGTGGCCAAGGCGTTCCAGTCGTGCATGGCAAGGACGGATTCGCATTGTTGAAAAACTATTTACTCAAGCCCTTTGTAAAGGCTACTCAGGCTGAATAG
- a CDS encoding serine hydrolase domain-containing protein, protein MQSFKTLESWPVDNVSASVVADGSVSTFGDVNHVFELMSVTKLLASYGYLVAIEEGVFELDSPLGPEGSTVRHLMSHASGVAFGKPVAEKGVAERRIYSSAGIDILAGAVAEEAEMPYSQYLREAVFEPLGMDRTELWGSAGHEARSTVADLTKFAQELIEPTLISAETLAEAFTVQFPDLIGTVPGYGMQKPCPWGLGFEIKGQKSPHWTGDTMPEKTVGHFGQSGTYLWVVPNSGRAGVVLTDRDFGPWAKPLWTTFNDEVWAELNG, encoded by the coding sequence ATGCAGAGTTTCAAGACGCTTGAATCGTGGCCTGTCGACAATGTGTCGGCAAGTGTTGTTGCGGATGGATCCGTGTCCACTTTCGGCGACGTTAACCATGTCTTCGAGCTCATGAGTGTGACCAAGCTGCTTGCCTCTTACGGATACCTTGTTGCGATTGAGGAGGGCGTGTTTGAACTTGATTCACCACTTGGTCCTGAAGGGTCGACGGTTCGTCACCTGATGTCACATGCCTCTGGCGTGGCCTTTGGGAAACCGGTGGCGGAGAAGGGTGTGGCGGAGCGTCGCATTTACTCTTCGGCTGGCATAGACATCCTGGCAGGAGCCGTGGCGGAGGAAGCGGAGATGCCTTATTCGCAGTATCTGCGTGAGGCGGTTTTTGAGCCGCTGGGAATGGATCGCACTGAGCTGTGGGGTTCTGCTGGGCATGAAGCCCGCAGCACTGTTGCGGATCTTACAAAGTTTGCCCAGGAACTCATTGAGCCAACGTTGATCTCCGCTGAAACTCTAGCTGAGGCGTTCACTGTGCAATTTCCAGACTTGATTGGCACGGTGCCTGGCTATGGAATGCAGAAGCCATGTCCTTGGGGTCTAGGTTTTGAAATCAAAGGACAGAAATCTCCGCACTGGACTGGCGACACCATGCCGGAGAAAACTGTGGGGCATTTCGGACAGTCGGGCACGTATCTGTGGGTTGTGCCAAATTCTGGTCGCGCCGGGGTTGTTTTAACGGACCGTGATTTCGGCCCGTGGGCGAAGCCGTTGTGGACGACATTCAATGACGAGGTCTGGGCCGAGCTGAACGGTTGA
- a CDS encoding alkaline phosphatase D family protein has product MSQFSRRTFLRTTAVAATATAVMAKGASKSNALDHAVFQHGVASGDPTASSVILWTRVTPDPTAVPGSGVGEDTVVVWEIAESSDFRTLIASGTTTATATRDHTVHVSAIGLRPATTYFYRFHADGQVSTTGRTKTTTLADAPLALLRLAVASCANWEAGYFAAYGDIARRAQADELDVMVFLGDYIYEYSTGMFAGKSGVVRPHHPLSEIISLADYRARYGHYRSDLHLQAVHAVLPWIVMWDDHESANNSNREGAENHQPNEGSWTDRLTAARQAFLEWMPIRQEDTLYRAFVFGDLATLSLLDLRSFRDPSPSPEGWLSGQRADTMMGSEQFAWLKETVQQTTSKWNVIGSSVMFAPMALTGQLFFQLPEPIPANLDQWDGYAQERDRLLNVLADSATPTLFLAGDIHSEWGNSIIANGQEIGVEVVCSSITSANVDDFAHLPEDNPISLQVEQVIRSQSSHVRHVDLDAHGYASVTLTPGSTTMSWHRVSDITSPESPVFHAVTLEWKPGPGFTS; this is encoded by the coding sequence ATGTCACAGTTCAGCAGGCGCACTTTTCTACGCACCACCGCAGTGGCTGCCACGGCTACGGCGGTGATGGCAAAGGGGGCGTCGAAAAGCAATGCCCTTGACCATGCTGTGTTCCAGCACGGGGTTGCCTCCGGTGACCCGACTGCGAGCTCGGTGATTCTATGGACGCGTGTAACTCCTGACCCGACTGCGGTGCCCGGGAGTGGGGTGGGTGAAGACACCGTTGTTGTGTGGGAAATTGCCGAAAGCAGTGATTTTCGCACGCTCATCGCCTCGGGCACCACGACGGCCACCGCGACGCGCGACCACACTGTCCACGTCTCCGCGATCGGTTTGCGCCCAGCCACCACCTACTTTTACCGATTCCACGCAGATGGCCAGGTATCCACGACCGGGCGGACAAAAACAACAACGCTTGCCGACGCCCCCCTCGCCCTCCTGCGCCTCGCTGTGGCGTCGTGTGCCAATTGGGAGGCTGGTTATTTTGCGGCCTACGGCGACATTGCCCGGCGCGCACAGGCCGATGAACTTGATGTGATGGTCTTCTTGGGTGATTACATTTACGAATACTCAACTGGCATGTTCGCTGGTAAGAGTGGGGTCGTGAGGCCGCATCACCCTCTGTCAGAGATCATTTCTCTAGCGGATTATCGAGCACGCTACGGCCATTATCGCAGTGACCTTCATCTTCAGGCAGTGCATGCGGTTTTGCCGTGGATTGTGATGTGGGATGACCACGAATCGGCGAACAACTCCAACCGTGAAGGCGCCGAGAATCATCAACCAAATGAAGGCTCGTGGACCGACCGTCTCACTGCCGCACGCCAAGCTTTTCTGGAATGGATGCCCATCCGCCAAGAGGACACTCTGTATCGCGCGTTTGTGTTCGGCGATCTGGCAACGTTGTCTCTTCTGGATCTCCGCAGCTTCCGCGATCCCTCTCCTTCCCCTGAAGGCTGGCTTTCCGGTCAACGCGCCGACACAATGATGGGATCAGAGCAATTCGCCTGGTTGAAGGAGACAGTCCAACAAACTACATCCAAGTGGAATGTCATTGGTAGTTCCGTCATGTTCGCCCCCATGGCACTCACCGGTCAGCTGTTTTTCCAGCTTCCCGAGCCGATTCCGGCAAACCTTGATCAGTGGGACGGCTACGCACAGGAACGAGACCGCCTACTCAACGTGCTTGCCGATTCCGCCACCCCCACCCTTTTCCTAGCCGGCGACATCCACTCAGAGTGGGGAAATTCCATCATTGCCAACGGGCAAGAAATTGGAGTGGAAGTCGTGTGCAGTTCCATCACCTCAGCAAATGTTGATGATTTCGCTCATCTCCCCGAGGACAATCCCATTTCGCTGCAGGTCGAGCAGGTGATTAGATCGCAAAGCTCTCATGTGCGCCACGTCGACCTTGATGCCCACGGCTACGCTTCAGTCACGCTCACCCCAGGATCCACCACGATGTCGTGGCACCGCGTTTCAGACATCACCTCCCCTGAATCGCCGGTATTTCATGCGGTTACATTGGAGTGGAAACCAGGCCCAGGATTTACCAGTTGA